A single Phragmites australis chromosome 4, lpPhrAust1.1, whole genome shotgun sequence DNA region contains:
- the LOC133916571 gene encoding protein GID8 homolog has protein sequence MFLSRIVLRDLDSIDSLASMASSKKVVTRDEWERKLRDVKIRKEDMNRLVMNFLVTEGFVDAADKFRVESGTQPEIDLATITDRMDVKRAVQSGNVQEAIEKINDLNPTILDTNPQLYFHLQQQKLIELIRAGKINEALEFAQEELAPRGEENQTFLEEIEKTVALLVFEDIKNCPYGELLDVAQRLKTASEVNAAILTSQSHEKDPKLPSLLKMLIWTQNQLDEKAAYPRINSLSTAALEDPSI, from the exons ATGTTCCTCTCCCGCATCGTCCTGCGCGACCTGGACTCCATCGACTCCCTGGCCTCCATGGCGTCCTCGAAGAAGGTGGTGACCCGCGATGAGTGGGAGCGGAAGCTCCGTGACGTGAAGATACGCAAGGAGGACATGAACCGCCTCGTCATGAACTTCCTCGTCACCGAGGGCTTCGTCGACGCCGCCGACAAGTTCCGCGTCGAGTCCGGCACCCAGC CGGAGATTGACCTGGCGACCATCACGGATCGGATGGACGTTAAGAGGGCAGTACAGTCGGGGAATGTTCAGGAGGCCATCGAGAAAATCAACGATCTTAACCCCACG ATTCTGGATACGAATCCCCAACTATATTTTCATCTTCAGCAACAGAAACTAATAGAGTTGATTCGTGCGGGAAAAATAAATGAAGCTTTGGAGTTTGCTCAAGAAGAACTCGCACCAAGAGGcgaagaaaat CAAACATTTCTTGAGGAAATAGAGAAAACCGTGGCACTACTGGTTTTTGAAGATATAAAAAATTGCCCTTATGGGGAACTGTTGGATGTGGCTCAACGCTTGAAGACTGCAAGTGAAGTTAACGCTGCAATTCTTACAAGCCAAAGTCATGAGAAAG ATCCGAAACTTCCTAGCCTGTTAAAGATGTTGATTTGGACTCAAAATCAACTGGACGAAAAGGCAGCATATCCACGAATCAATAGTTTGTCAACTGCTGCACTGGAAGATCCATCGATATGA
- the LOC133916569 gene encoding protein NRT1/ PTR FAMILY 8.3-like, producing MDEAAEERKLLVRDEDGDEEPLLLPQNSLARTSERIINVKGVKHHTGSWRACTYILVTECFEELAYYGIQFNLVTFLKTVLHENNVTAARNYTNWQGTCYIAPVIGAIIADSYWGRCLTIVASFTVYLVGMATMSISASFPTCAGPDCVQDGSSQSVVFFLGLYTMAIGAGGIKPCVSPFGADQFDDNSPSERQKKDSFFNWFFFAIYIGSFVSGTVVVWVQDHYGWVVGLWIPTVFIALAIASFLLGSNSYRIQKPLGSPIVRVFQVIVAAIRKWNVDLPHDDSLLHELHENVSMVDGHKLQHTPVLRFLDKAAVISLDDELSDPWRQCTVTQVEELKAIIGMVPIWATGIVFFAVLAQFSSTFLEQGRTMNKQVGSFAIPAASLASFDAVSVIVWVPVYDRVLVPVARRLTGNERGLSELQRYGTGLLLSVLVMVAAALVETWRLALVAGAHGGEAPMSILWQVPQYFLVGASVVFACVGRTQFFYNEAPASMRSLCSALALLTVALGSYLSSLVVAAVSWLTTRGGEPGWIPDDLNDGHLDRFFWLLAALSALNLAVFVCCARRYKRRNASRVSTA from the exons ATGGACGAGGCAGCAGAAGAGAGGAAACTGCTGGTACGAGATGAGGACGGAGATGAAGAACCGCTCCTCCTTCCACAG AATTCACTAGCACGTACAAGCGAAAGAATTATTAACGTCAAGGGAGTAAAGCACCATACTGGCAGTTGGAGAGCATGCACATATATCTTAG TGACTGAATGCTTTGAGGAGCTAGCATACTATGGGATACAATTCAACCTGGTCACTTTTCTTAAGACAGTGCTACATGAAAATAATGTTACCGCTGCAAGAAACTATACGAATTGGCAGGGTACATGCTATATCGCACCAGTGATTGGAGCCATCATAGCAGATTCCTATTGGGGAAGATGCCTGACTATAGTTGCTTCGTTCACAGTTTACCTAGTC GGGATGGCTACAATGTCAATTTCAGCATCGTTCCCGACTTGCGCCGGACCCGATTGTGTGCAGGATGGTTCATCCCAGTCTGTTGTGTTCTTCCTTGGCCTCTACACGATGGCCATAGGGGCTGGCGGCATCAAGCCCTGTGTCTCACCATTCGGCGCTGACCAATTCGATGACAACAGCCCATCTGAGAGACAGAAGAAGGACTCCTTCTTTAACTGGTTCTTCTTCGCAATCTACATCGGCAGCTTCGTCTCGGGAACCGTTGTTGTGTGGGTGCAAGATCATTATGGGTGGGTTGTAGGGCTCTGGATCCCAACCGTATTTATCGCCTTGGCCATTGCAAGCTTCTTGCTGGGTTCCAATTCATACAGGATCCAAAAGCCTCTGGGGAGTCCAATTGTGAGGGTCTTCCAGGTCATTGTTGCAGCTATTCGGAAATGGAATGTAGATTTACCGCATGACGATTCTCTTCTCCACGAGCTACACGAGAATGTATCAATGGTGGATGGCCATAAACTGCAGCATACACCAGTGCTCAG ATTCCTTGACAAGGCTGCTGTGATCTCATTAGACGACGAGCTGTCTGATCCATGGAGGCAATGCACGGTCACGCAAGTCGAAGAACTGAAGGCAATCATCGGGATGGTCCCCATCTGGGCCACCGGGATCGTGTTCTTCGCCGTCCTCGCGCAGTTCTCCTCGACGTTCCTGGAGCAAGGAAGGACGATGAACAAGCAGGTCGGCTCGTTCGCCATCCCGGCGGCGTCCCTGGCGTCCTTCGACGCCGTCAGCGTCATCGTCTGGGTGCCCGTCTACGACAGGGTCCTCGTGCCCGTGGCCAGGCGTCTCACTGGCAACGAGAGGGGCCTCTCGGAGTTGCAGCGCTACGGGACCGGCCTGCTCCTCTCGGTCCTGGTGATGGTCGCCGCGGCGCTGGTCGAGACGTGGCGCCTGGCGCTGGTCGCGGGCGCGCACGGTGGCGAGGCGCCGATGAGCATCCTGTGGCAGGTGCCCCAGTACTTCCTGGTCGGCGCCAGCGTCGTGTTCGCGTGCGTCGGGCGGACGCAGTTCTTCTACAACGAGGCCCCGGCGTCGATGCGGAGCCTGTGCTCGGCGCTGGCGCTGCTGACTGTGGCGCTTGGGAGCTACCTGAGCTCGCTCGTGGTGGCCGCGGTGTCCTGGCTCACAACGCGAGGCGGCGAGCCCGGGTGGATACCCGATGACCTCAACGACGGCCACCTTGACCGCTTCTTTTGGCTCCTCGCGGCACTTAGCGCGCTCAACCTGGCGGTTTTCGTGTGCTGCGCTAGGCGGTACAAGCGCAGGAACGCTTCCCGAGTGTCGACTGCTTAG
- the LOC133914811 gene encoding peroxidase N-like, producing the protein MTLTAVLNRLYKPCSKKQREDRANKLSTDLTVQRHAAQIEYYCRDMNCLALLVMLCLGAAVPARGQLTDDFYDDCCPQADGIVRARVSAAMKAEARMGASLLRLHFHDCFVNGCDGSILLDGSNSEKLAAPNLNSARGFEVVDAIKADLENACPGVVSCADILALAAKYGVQLSGGPDYDVLLGRRDGLVANQSGADSNLPQPIDRINEIIKKFKDVGLNTTDVVVLSGGHTIGRARCVLFRSRLSNFSATSSVDPTLDPSLASSLQTLCRGGDGNQTAALDNGSADAFDNHYFQNLLSQRGLLSSDQGLFSSPDGVAATKALVQAYSANSERFFCDFGRSMVKMGNISPVTGSAGQIRKNCRAVN; encoded by the exons ATGACATTGACAGCGGTTTTAAACCGGTTATATAAGCCTTgcagcaagaagcaaagagagGATCGAGCCAACAAATTAAGCACTGATCTGACAGTGCAGAGACATGCAGCACAAATAGAGTACTACTGCAGAGACATGAACTGCCTTGCCCTGCTTGTCATGCTGTGCCTCGGCGCCGCCGTACCGGCGAGGGGCCAGCTGACAGACGACTTCTACGACGACTGCTGCCCTCAGGCGGACGGCATCGTCCGGGCGCGCGTGTCCGCCGCGATGAAGGCCGAGGCGAGGATGGGCGCCTCCCTGCTCAGGCTCcacttccacgactgcttcgtcaaC GGTTGCGACGGGTCGATCCTGCTGGACGGGAGCAACAGCGAGAAGCTGGCGGCCCCGAACCTGAACTCAGCGAGGGGGTTCGAGGTCGTCGACGCGATCAAGGCCGATCTCGAGAATGCGTGCCCCGGGGTCGTGTCCTGCGCCGACATCCTTGCCCTCGCAGCTAAATACGGAGTGCAGCTG AGTGGAGGGCCAGACTACGATGTTCTTCTGGGAAGGAGGGACGGTCTGGTGGCGAATCAGTCCGGAGCTGACAGTAACTTGCCTCAGCCAATCGATCGGATCAACGAAATCATAAAGAAGTTCAAGGATGTGGGTCTGAATACAACCGACGTGGTCGTTTTATCAG GAGGCCACACTATCGGACGAGCGCGGTGCGTGCTGTTCAGGAGCCGTCTGTCCAACTTCTCGGCGACGAGCTCGGTCGACCCGACGCTGGACCCGTCCCTGGCGTCCAGTCTGCAGACCCTTTGCCGCGGCGGGGACGGCAACCAGACGGCGGCGCTGGACAACGGCTCCGCCGACGCGTTCGACAACCACTACTTCCAGAACCTGCTCAGCCAGAGGGGCCTCCTCTCTTCCGACCAGGGCCTCTTCTCCAGCCCCGACGGCGTCGCCGCCACCAAGGCGCTCGTGCAGGCCTACAGTGCCAACAGCGAGCGCTTCTTCTGCGACTTCGGCAGGTCCATGGTCAAGATGGGCAACATCAGCCCGGTCACCGGCTCCGCCGGCCAGATCCGCAAGAACTGCAGGGCCGTCAACTGA